The window CGGCAGTAGGGGGTGGTGGGCCGGCGGTCGGAGGCCGGCGCAGGCGACGGCGGCGGTGGTGCCGACCGGGGTTGGGCGATCCGGCAGTAGGGTCCGGCGGCCGTGGGGGCCGGGGCGGTGGTGGGCAGGGCCGGACGGGGCATGCGCACCCAGTACCCTTGTCCGGGGCGCTTTCCGTCCCGCCCCACCACCTCGGACCAGGAAAGGTGCTCCCCAGTGGAACGCGCCACAGTGATCGTTGCCATCGACGGCCCCTCCGGCACGGGCAAGTCGAGCACCTCGAAGGCCGTGGCCGCGCAGCTCGGGCTGAACTACCTGGACACGGGCGCCCAGTACCGGGCGATCACCTGGTGGATGGTCAACAACGGCATCGACATAGAAGACCCCACGGCGATCGCGGCCGTGGCCGGCAAGCCGGACATCGTGTCGGGGACGGACCCGTCCGGGCCGACCATCACCGTCGACGGCACGGACGTCGCCGGGCCGATCCGCACCCAGGAGGTCACCTCCCGGGTCAGCGCGGTCAGCGCCGTCCCCGAGGTGCGGGCGCGGATCACCGAACTGCAGCGGACCATCGCGGCGGACGCCGCGAACGGCATCGTCGTCGAGGGCCGCGACATCGGTACGACCGTACTGCCGGACGCCGACCTCAAGATCTTCCTCACCGCCTCTCCCGAGGCACGTGCCGCCCGCCGCAGCGGCGAGCTGAAGGGCGCCGACGTCCAGGCGACCCGCGAGGCACTCCTCAAGCGGGACGCGGCCGACTCCAGCCGCAAGACCTCGCCGCTCGCCAAGGCGGACGACGCGGTCGAGGTGGACACCTCGGACCTCACGCTCCAGCAGGTCATCGAGTGCGTGGTCACCCTCGTCGAGGACAAGCGGGCGGGCGAGTGAGCGAAGCCGCCACGGGCCGGGCCGCGTCGCCCGAGGTTCCCTCGCCGCTCGGCGCCGAGGTGGGCCGGCGTATCGGCGTGGGCCTGATGTACGGGCTCTGGAAGCCGCGCGTGCTGGGCGCCTGGCGGGTCCCCACGACCGGCCCGGTGATCCTCGCCCCCAACCACTCCCACATCGTCGACGGCCCCATGGTCATCGGCGTGGCGCCCCGGCCCTCGCACTTCCTGGTCAAGAAGGAGGCGTTCGTCGGTCCGCTCGGCCCGTTCATGCGCGCCGTCGGCCAGGTGGAGGTCGACCGCTCGACCGCCGACCGCACCGCCATCACCCGCGCTCTCGCCGTCCTGGCGGGCGGTGGTGTGCTGGGCATCTTCCCGGAGGGCACCCGGGGCGAGGGCGACTTCGCCTCGCTGCGTGCCGGGCTCTCCTACTTCGCCGTGCGCAGCGGAGCGCCGATCGTGCCGGTGGCGGTGCTGGGAAGCACCGAGCGGCGCGGACGGTTGGTGAAGGGGCTGCCCCCGCTGCGCTCCCGCGTCGACGTGGTCTTCGGTGACCCGTTCGAGGCGGGCGACGGCAGCGGACGGCGTACGCGCAAGGCGCTCGACGAGGCGACCGTGCGCATCCAGCAGCAACTCGGCGCGCACCTGGAGCATGCCCGGCGGCTCACCGGCCGCCGGTAAAACGCCGGGCGTCCGATCGGGCGCTGGGCGACACTGAGTAGTGGACCATCCGACGACGAGCCGGGTGTTCCACCGATCACCACGATGAACTACGAGGTACGGACTTCATGAACGACCAGTTTCCCTCCGAGCACGAGCACGGAGAGCTTGGCGACGCCGAGTACGCGCAGTTCATGGAGCTCGCCGCGGAAGAGGGCTTCGACATCGAGGACGTCGAGGGCGCGATCGACGAGGCGGGCCACGGACCGCTGCCCGTCCTCGCCGTCGTCGGCCGTCCGAACGTCGGCAAGTCGACGCTCGTGAACCGCATCATCGGCCGCCGTGAGGCGGTCGTCGAGGACAAGCCCGGCGTCACCCGCGACCGCGTCACCTACGAGGCGGAGTGGGCGGGCCGCCGCTTCAAGGTCGTCGACACCGGCGGCTGGGAGCAGGACGTCCTCGGCATCGACGCCTCCGTCGCCGCCCAGGCCGAGTACGCCATCGAGGCCGCCGACGCCGTCGTCTTCGTCGTGGACGCCAAGGTCGGCGTCACCGACACCGACGAGGCCGTCGTCCGGCTGCTCCGCAAGGCCAACAAGCCCGTGGTGCTCTGCGCCAACAAGGTCGACGGCCCGAGCGGCGAGGCCGACGCGACCGCTCTGTGGTCCCTCGGCATCGGCGAACCGCACCCGGTCTCCTCGCTGCACGGCCGCGGCACCGGCGACATGCTGGACGCCGTACTGGAGGCACTTCCCGAGGCCCCCGAGCAGAGCTTCGGCACGGCGGTCGGCGGTCCGCGCCGTATCGCCCTGATCGGCCGCCCGAACGTCGGCAAGTCCTCCCTCCTGAACAAGG is drawn from Streptomyces bottropensis ATCC 25435 and contains these coding sequences:
- the cmk gene encoding (d)CMP kinase gives rise to the protein MERATVIVAIDGPSGTGKSSTSKAVAAQLGLNYLDTGAQYRAITWWMVNNGIDIEDPTAIAAVAGKPDIVSGTDPSGPTITVDGTDVAGPIRTQEVTSRVSAVSAVPEVRARITELQRTIAADAANGIVVEGRDIGTTVLPDADLKIFLTASPEARAARRSGELKGADVQATREALLKRDAADSSRKTSPLAKADDAVEVDTSDLTLQQVIECVVTLVEDKRAGE
- a CDS encoding lysophospholipid acyltransferase family protein, whose product is MSEAATGRAASPEVPSPLGAEVGRRIGVGLMYGLWKPRVLGAWRVPTTGPVILAPNHSHIVDGPMVIGVAPRPSHFLVKKEAFVGPLGPFMRAVGQVEVDRSTADRTAITRALAVLAGGGVLGIFPEGTRGEGDFASLRAGLSYFAVRSGAPIVPVAVLGSTERRGRLVKGLPPLRSRVDVVFGDPFEAGDGSGRRTRKALDEATVRIQQQLGAHLEHARRLTGRR